A stretch of Caenorhabditis elegans chromosome IV DNA encodes these proteins:
- the nsph-4.2 gene encoding Nematode Specific Peptide family (Confirmed by transcript evidence;~Product from WormBase gene class nsph) has protein sequence MAPKPNPPPKEDTWAFQPIGSPFPPSPVKCMGEQNMYVALWYKHGKPIHGRSWNNGGVVECSFPYKQAELTTKQQLEGQIQVLQYVGDHNNQGFWYEWIKYKDRIEKIDDKHQLVRCGDSFPIFWKRKEGNLLGYVDNKTEEGWFSFNGKVIKQVGPQLNEMYIITRNCIGGPPHCECENCPKPPPPPPIPPPGPPPPRVIHDEWIDIREGDPWPTRKLVQALDKSLDTLPGVSADQYVALWYMQGEPVMGRVWNEGGKVAANFSWFNNEYCKNVGSIQLLVRLGPHVVGYEYGWIPFPEAANFDAGKIWKPVHVNNHKGDISVGVVNLPGGKQILAKVDVRNESYGYGYQGKEHSARGPACASSVTVLCRKALPGYTLDG, from the exons ATGGCGCCGAAGCCGAATCCGCCACCAAAAGAAGACACATGGGCTTTCCAGCCGATTGGTTCACCGTTCCCGCCGAGTCCTGTCAAATGTATGGGAGAGCAGAACATGTATGTTGCTCTCTGGTACAAACATGGTAAACCAATTCATGGACGTTCCTGGAACAACGGAGGAGTGGTTGAATGCTCATTCCCATACAAGCAGGCAGAGTTGACGACCAAGCAACAGCTCGAGGGACAAATTCAGGTGCTCCAGTATGTCGGAGATCACAACAACCAAG GATTCTGGTATGAATGGATCAAATACAAGGATCGTATTGAGAAGATCGACGACAAACATCAACTTGTTCGCTGTGGAGATTCGTTCCCAATCTTCTGGAAGAGAAAGGAAGGCAATCTTCTTGGATACGTTGACAATAAGACGGAGGAAGGATGGTTCTCGTTCAATGGCAAGGTGATCAAACAAGTCGGTCCACAGTTGAATGAAATGTACATCATCACTCGCAACTGCATCGGAGGACCACCACACTGCGAATGCGAGAACTGTCCTaaaccaccaccaccaccaccaatcCCACCACCGGGCCCACCACCACCACGTGTCATACACGACGAATGGATCGATATCCGAGAGGGAGATCCATGGCCTACTCGCAAGCTTGTTCAAGCTTTGGATAAGTCTTTGGATACTCTTCCAGGAGTCAGTGCCGATCAATATGTTGCCTTGTGGTACATGCAGGGTGAACCTGTTATGGGTCGTGTCTGGAATGAGGGAGGAAAG GTTGCTGCCAACTTCTCTTGGTTCAACAACGAATACTGCAAGAACGTTGGATCCATTCAATTGCTTGTTCGTCTTGGACCACACGTCGTTGGATACGAGTATGGATGGATTCCATTCCCAGAAGCTGCCAACTTTGATGCTGGAAAGATCTGGAAGCCAGTTCACGTTAACAACCACAAGGGAGACATCTCAGTTGGAGTCGTTAACCTTCCAGGCGGAAAACAGATCCTTGCCAAGGTTGATGTTCGCAACGAGTCGTACGGATATGGTTACCAAGGAAAGGAACACTCAGCTCGTGGACCAGCTTGTGCCTCCAGTGTCACAGTTCTTTGCCGCAAGGCATTGCCAGGATACACCCTCGACGGATAG
- the nbet-1 gene encoding BET1 homolog (Confirmed by transcript evidence), whose translation MAFRGGQMRGPNQDANYLERHNDDLVGGLSSKVAALKRVTIAIGDDVREQNRLLNDMDNDFDSSKGLLQSTMRRLGLVSRAGGKNMLCYLILFALFVFFVVYCLSRR comes from the exons ATGGCATTTCGAGGTGGTCAAATGCGAG GACCAAATCAAGACGCGAATTATTTGGAACGACACAATGATGACTTGGTTGGTGGATTATCGTCAAAAGTTGCAGCTTTAAAACGT GTGACGATTGCCATTGGAGACGATGTACGTGAACAAAATCGCCTTCTCAACGACATGGACAATGATTTTGATTCTTCCAAAGGCCTTCTTCAATCTACAATGCGTCGTCTCGGACTTGTTAGCCGTGCCGGTGGAAAGAATATGTTATGTTATCTCATTCTCTTCGcactttttgtatttttcgtcGTCTATTGCCTGTCCCGTCGTTGA
- the Y59E9AL.4 gene encoding Solute carrier family 23 member 2 (Confirmed by transcript evidence): MAEPLHLGVNDVPSIKGILGFGFQQAMLCMSGLLVYPFLISNCACAGAAAVQLRVQLISATFVSCGIATIFQTTFGLRLSVLHGPAMAFLPPLFAYKTQNLCPYTEHDEVPPEFWMERMREIQGSLLLACFVFILVGMTGIAGHLSKLIGPITIVPLMLLLTTSIVPTIEEKLSLHWISMVMLLVVVMMAVYLENTRVPFYYYNTEKKQIVSTKVRLFGQFPYLLSMLFVWFICFIMTITDLEPYNGAARTDNNVTMMVLRESPWFQVPLPFPFGIPKISAGIFFGYIASVLASIIENIGSYDLLARTSQQKPPPKDAINRAIAMEGVGSLIAAVTGVSSGVTTYAENIALIHITKVASRATMQFAGFILIMLGLFSKFAAILASIPDALVGGLLTMGISMIGGVAMSNLQMIDLNLCRNLSIMGLSLLLGLIVPLHFEKHPVNTGHFEIDHILNMLLNIKMLVGGVVATFLDNTVPGATRAQRGFREHHRVPSESDVSTSNSSETSGASFEVLPSSDAYTFPEVFQRLLRAFPVLQLLPILPKLSKSQFKTNRV; this comes from the exons ATGGCAGAGCCCCTCCATTTAGGGGTCAACGATGTTCCAAGTATTAAGGGAATTCTTGGGTTTGGGTTTCAG caagCAATGTTGTGCATGTCGGGTCTCCTTGTATATCCATTTCTTATTTCCAATTGTGCGTGTGCTGGTGCGGCAGCTGTTCAACTACGGGTTCAATTAATATCAGCTACATTTGTTTCGTGTGGAATTGCAACGATTTTTCAGACGACTTTTGGATTACG ATTATCAGTACTTCATGGTCCAGCAATGGCATTTCTTCCACCACTATTCGCCTATAAAACTCAAAATCTATGTCCGTACACTGAGCATGATGAGGTTCCTCCTGAATTTTGGATGGAGAGAATGAGAGAG ATACAAGGAAGCCTCCTCCTAGCCTGTTTCGTGTTTATTCTTGTTGGAATGACTGGAATTGCTGGACATCTTTCCAAGTTAATAGGACCTATCACAATAGTCCCTTTAATGCTTCTTCTGACCACATCAATCGTTCCaacaattgaagaaaaactgtcACTTCACTGGATATCAATGGT TATGCTTCTAGTCGTAGTCATGATGGCTGTATACTTGGAGAATACAAGAGTTCCCTTCTACTATTACAATACTGAAAAGAAGCAGATTGTATCTACAAAAGTGAGATTGTTCGGACAATTTCCG TACCTCCTAAGTATGCTTTTTGTCTGGTTTATCTGCTTCATAATGACCATAACCGACCTGGAGCCATATAATGGAGCAGCGCGGACGGATAACAATGTAACCATGATGGTACTGAGGGAATCCCCATGGTTTCAAGTTCCATTGCCAT ttccatttggaattccaaaaattagtgCTGGAATATTCTTCGGTTATATTGCATCCGTCCTTGCCTCGATTATTGAGAATATTGGAAGTTATGATCTTTTGGCAAGAACAAGTCAACAGAAACCACCACCAAAAGATGCAATCAACAGAGCAATTGCTATGGAAG GTGTCGGAAGTCTAATCGCAGCAGTAACCGGTGTAAGTAGCGGAGTAACCACTTACGCAGAGAATATAGCTCTCATTCATATTACAAAAGTCGCGAGTCGAGCTACAATGCAGTTTGCTGGCTTTATCCTTATCATGTTAGGtcttttctcgaaatttgccgcaatTTTGGCGTCGATTCCTGATGCTCTGGTTGGTGGATTATTGACAATGGGTATATCAATGATTGGTGGAGTTGCTATGAGCAATTTGCAA ATGATCGATCTCAACCTGTGCAGAAACCTTTCAATAATGGGACTTTCTCTACTTCTTGGATTAATAGTTCCACTTCATTTTGAGAAACATCCAGTTAACACTGGCCACTTTGAAATTGATCATATTTTGAATATgcttttaaatattaaaatgctCGTCGGAGGAGTTGTTGCTACTTTCTTGGATAACACTGTTCCag GAGCAACTCGTGCTCAACGAGGCTTCCGGGAACACCATCGAGTACCTTCTGAATCTGATGTTTCAACTTCTAATTCATCTGAAACATCTGGTGCTTCTTTTGAAGTTCTTCCTTCATCTGATGCCTATACATTCCCAGAAGTCTTTCAACGGCTTCTAAGAGCTTTTCCAGTTCTCCAATTATTACCAATTTTGCCAAAGCTTTCAAAATCTCAGTTTAAAACCAATCGGGTGTAA
- the cylc-1 gene encoding Lipoprotein (Confirmed by transcript evidence) translates to MMSPLDYLHVTLLLIGPLAILIGCGGKKKAPPPKSASKMTAPPAPASAPPAAPDAAPAAPDAAAAPADGEKKDGDKKSEMKEGEEKKNEKKEGDEKDEKKDEEKKDGDDKKDEKKDDDKKDEKKSDKKDEKKDDKKEKDEEKKDDKKEDEKKDDDKKDDKKEAKSKSKKSNKSKKSKKSKREKKDDKKDEDKKDDDKKDDDKKDDEKKDNEKKE, encoded by the exons ATGATGAGCCCGTTGGACTATCTGCATGTCACTTTGCTGCTCATTGGCCCACTTGCCATTCTCATCGGATGTGGAGGAAAGAAAAAAGCACC ACCACCAAAGTCGGCATCCAAGATGACTGCTCCACCTGCTCCTGCATCAGCGCCTCCCGCTGCTCCAGACGCAGCCCCTGCTGCTCCTGATGCTGCAGCTGCACCAGCTGATGGCGAGAAGAAAGATGGTGATAAGAAGAGTGAGATGAAGGAAGGAGAGGAAAAGAAGAACGAAAAAAAGGAAGGAGATGAGAAGGACGAAAAGAAGGATGAGGAGAAGAAGGATGGAGATGATAAGAAGGACGAAAAGAAGGACGACGATAAGAAGGACGAGAAGAAAAGCGACAAGAAAGATGAAAAGAAGGATGACAAGAAAGAGAAGGATGAGGAGAAGAAGGATGACAAGAAAGAAGACGAGAAAAAGGATGATGACAAAAAAGATGACAAGAAGGAAGCCAAGTCCAAGTCCAAGAAGTCCAACAAATCCAAGAAATCCAAGAAGTCGAAACGAGAAAAGAAGGATGATAAGAAAGATGAGGATAAGAAGGACGACGACAAAAAGGATGACGACAAGAAAGATGAT GAGAAGAAAGACAACGAGAAAAAGGAATAA
- the nsph-4.1 gene encoding Nematode Specific Peptide family (Confirmed by transcript evidence;~Product from WormBase gene class nsph): MAPKPNPPPKEDTWAFQPIGSPFPPSPVKCMGEQNMYVALWYKHGKPIHGRSWNNGGVVECSFPYKQAELTTKQQLEGQIQVLQYVGDHNNQGFWYEWIKYKDRIEKIDDKHQLVRCGDSFPIFWKRKEGNLLGYVDNKTEEGWFSFNGKVIKQVGPQLNEMYIITRNCIGGPPHCECENCPKPPPPPPIPPPGPPPPRVIHDEWIDIREGDPWPTRKLVQALDKSLDTLPGVSADQYVALWYMQGEPVMGRVWNEGGKVAANFSWFNNEYCKNVGSIQLLVRLGPHVVGYEYGWIPFPEAANFDAGKIWKPVHVNNHKGDISVGVVNLPGGKQILAKVDVRNESYGYGYQGKEHSARGPACASSVTVLCRKALPGYTLDG, encoded by the exons ATGGCGCCGAAGCCGAATCCGCCACCAAAAGAAGACACATGGGCTTTCCAGCCGATTGGTTCACCGTTCCCGCCGAGTCCTGTCAAATGTATGGGAGAGCAGAACATGTATGTTGCTCTCTGGTACAAACATGGTAAACCAATTCATGGACGTTCCTGGAACAACGGAGGAGTGGTTGAATGCTCATTCCCATACAAGCAGGCAGAGTTGACGACCAAGCAACAGCTCGAGGGACAAATTCAGGTGCTCCAGTATGTCGGAGATCACAACAACCAAG GATTCTGGTATGAATGGATCAAATACAAGGATCGTATTGAGAAGATCGACGACAAACATCAACTTGTTCGCTGTGGAGATTCGTTCCCAATCTTCTGGAAGAGAAAGGAAGGCAATCTTCTTGGATACGTTGACAATAAGACGGAGGAAGGATGGTTCTCGTTCAATGGCAAGGTGATCAAACAAGTCGGTCCACAGTTGAATGAAATGTACATCATCACTCGCAACTGCATCGGAGGACCACCACACTGCGAATGCGAGAACTGTCCTaaaccaccaccaccaccaccaatcCCACCACCGGGCCCACCACCACCACGTGTCATACACGACGAATGGATCGATATCCGAGAGGGAGATCCATGGCCTACTCGCAAGCTTGTTCAAGCTTTGGATAAGTCTTTGGATACTCTTCCAGGAGTCAGTGCCGATCAATATGTTGCCTTGTGGTACATGCAGGGTGAACCTGTTATGGGTCGTGTCTGGAATGAGGGAGGAAAG GTTGCTGCCAACTTCTCTTGGTTCAACAACGAATACTGCAAGAACGTTGGATCCATTCAATTGCTTGTTCGTCTTGGACCACACGTCGTTGGATACGAGTATGGATGGATTCCATTCCCAGAAGCTGCCAACTTTGATGCTGGAAAGATCTGGAAGCCAGTTCACGTTAACAACCACAAGGGAGACATCTCAGTTGGAGTCGTTAACCTGCCAGGCGGAAAACAGATCCTTGCCAAGGTTGATGTTCGCAACGAGTCGTACGGATATGGTTACCAAGGAAAGGAACACTCGGCTCGTGGACCAGCTTGTGCCTCCAGTGTCACAGTTCTTTGCCGCAAGGCATTGCCAGGATACACCCTCGACGGATAG
- the thn-6 gene encoding THaumatiN family (Product from WormBase gene class thn;~Partially confirmed by transcript evidence), with protein sequence MLFLLIAFLFPLNSFGDRKINIFNRCPFPVWPGIVGPGNPEGGGFRLGNEQNRIISVEDGWEGVIWGRTLCDSRMRCATGTCGNREQCNGTIGRFPFTVAEFSLNESNDEDVYSVSLINGYNVPILIDPFGGQGCRRAGGCVSDINDFCPERMRITSNRRSVNNNVVGCRSPCDALRSDRECCRGNFETPDKCFRSHVAQTFKDACPSAYSFLFDDATSSFGCQTNAEYLVQFC encoded by the exons ATGCTCTTCCTTCTAATAGCTTTTCTATTCCCTTTGAACTCTTTCGGagacagaaaaattaatattttcaatcgTTGCCCATTCCCAGTTTGGCCAGGAATTGTGGGTCCCGGGAACCCTGAAG GTGGCGGCTTCCGATTGGGAAACGAGCAAAATCGAATAATTTCTGTGGAAGATGGCTGGGAAGGTGTAATTTGGGGAAGGACGTTGTGTGATTCTCGAATGAGATGTGCAACTGGAACTTGTGGG AACCGTGAACAATGCAATGGAACAATCGGTAGATTCCCATTCACCGTTGCTGAATTCAGTTTGAATGAATCAAATGATGAAGACGTGTATTCAGTTTCCCTGATCAATGGATACAATGTACCAATTTTGATTGATCCATTTGGGGGCCAAG gATGTCGTCGTGCTGGTGGATGCGTTTCTGATATAAACGATTTCTGTCCAGAGAGAATGAGAATTACATCAAATCGTAGAAGCGTTAATAACAATGTAGTCGGTTGTAGATCACCATGTGATGCTTTGAGATCTGATAGAGAATGTTGCCgtggaaactttgaaactcCGGATAAATGCTTCAGAAGTCATGTGGCTCAAACATTTAAAGATGCTTGTCCAAGTGCTTACTCATTTCTTTTTGACGATGCGACATCTTCATTCGGTTGTCAGACAAATGCTGAATACTTGGTTcaattttgttga
- the tbx-42 gene encoding Putative T-box protein 30/42 (Predicted) produces MNPSTQIVVKMSNEELWKERYPNMEMISNSKRITPIFPEIKFKISGLEENSRYVLVLSLEKMDNIRYGINENKEWAPSSARKPKPHHNMKFFFHPEGTKLGKELMAETVEFTSVRITTSEKLSEKENVFYVHTMHKYVPVLTIRNLTTGEIASNIFKMEIAQFFPVSIYQQASMGRWKSDLNKHSTFGNRSEGGIKRKTSDAAGQLPSKRSSKKPVKKDVVDNSEVTLEVKTSQYLVNQNESNLTEYIPSSPLYSSQNQYQYPFHPYSPFDSSIPYPYSPMDYSYYFNPTFQSFSPENVYFDENRNPH; encoded by the exons ATGAATCCATCAACTCAAATCGTTGTGAAAATGTCAAATGAAGAACTATGGAAAGAAAGATATCCAAATATGGAAATGATTTCAAACAGTAAAAGAATTACTCCAATTTTCCctgaaatcaaattcaaaatctctggattggaagaaaattcaagatatgTATTGGTACTGTCACTTGAAAAGATGGATAATATCAG atatggaataaatgaaaacaaagaatGGGCTCCATCGTCTGCTCGTAAACCAAAACCACATCATAATATGAAGTTTTTCTTTCATCCAGAAGGAACAAAACTTGGAAAAGAATTGATGGCTGAAACAGTTGAATTCACTTCAGTGAGGATTACAACAAGTGagaaattatcagaaaagGAGAATGTG TTCTATGTTCACACAATGCACAAGTACGTGCCTGTGCTTACAATCAGGAACCTAACAACCGGAGAAATTGCCtcaaatatctttaaaatggaaattgcTCAATTCTTCCCAGTTTCAATTTATCAGCAAGCTTCCATGGGAAGATGGAAGTCTGATTTGAACAAGCATTCAACTTTTGGAAATAGGTCAGAAGGtggaataaaaagaaaaacttctGATGCAGCTGGACAACTACCATCAAAAAGGTCATCGAAGAAGCCTGTAAAGAAGGATGTTGTGGATAATTCTGAAGTTACTCTAGAAGTGAAAACGTCTCAATATCTTGTGAATCAAAACGAGAGTAATCTAACTGAGTATATTCCTTCTTCTCCACTCTATTCATCCCAAAACCAGTATCAATATCCGTTCCATCCATATTCTCCATTTGACTCATCTATCCCATATCCATACTCTCCAATGGATTACTCTTATTACTTCAATCCAACTTTCCAATCATTTTCCCcagaaaatgtatattttgatgaaaatagaAACCCCCATTAA
- the Y59E9AL.8 gene encoding BTB domain-containing protein (Confirmed by transcript evidence), translating into METYTRKSDKLKINLSCNEDSANTLWNCQADIVMQLSYFDTKSEARKKLETIFEKKLFDSKNKKFEESMDQWAEIFNEKRELEGTIEVTANLKITKVQGYRKRKMFDYSTDHHRYFDGILLVENKKIHVNKKIMSMSSTFFENIFFCNFKEKEAKFVEIPGVSYDEFMIFLDFIHPTGRQIESGFLENMMVLADLFMTDCVMNSCEEFLIKTDKVDMAKKLILAERFSLCELMDHCLNSFKTVRDFLPFAKLEFYSEISDDIKSALMERLVQIKRLGLS; encoded by the exons ATG GAAACTTATACTCGAAAATcggataaattgaaaatcaatttatcaTGTAATGAAGATTCGGCAAACACTTTGTGGAATTGTCAAGCGGATATTGTTATGCAACTAAGCTATTTTGATACGAAATCTGAAGCTCGaaagaaattggaaacaattttcgagaaaaaattgtttgattccaagaacaagaaatttgaagagTCAATGGATCAATGGGCTgagattttcaatgaaaaacgtGAACTTGAGGGAACTATTGAAGTGACAgctaatctgaaaataacaaaagttCAAGGATatcgaaaaaggaaaatgtttgattacTCAACGGATCATCATCGTTATTTCGATGGAATTCTTCTTGTTGAGAATAAGAAAATCCACGTCAATAAGAAAATTATGTCAATGAGTTCTACATTCTTCGagaatattttcttttgtaaTTTCAAGGAGAAGGAAgcgaaatttgttgaaatccCAGGAGTATCTTACGATGAATTCATGATATTTCTTGACTTCATTCATCCCACCGGGCGACAAATTGAATCTGGATTTTTGGAGAATATGATGGTTCTAGCTGATTTATTCATGACTGATTGCGTTATGAACTCTTGTGAAGAATTTCTCATCAAAACAGACAAAGTTGATATGGCAAAAAAGTTGATATTGGCTGAGAGATTCTCGTTGTGTGAATTGATG GATCACTGTCTCAATAGCTTCAAAACGGTTCGAGATTTCTTGCCGTTTGCAAAATTAGAATTCTATTCTGAAATCTCTGATGACATTAAATCAGCCCTCATGGAGCGTCTCGTTCAAATCAAACGTCTTGGTCTTTCCTAA
- the thn-5 gene encoding Pathogenesis-related protein 5-like (Confirmed by transcript evidence), with translation MLFFAGILSISLFVIPSLSREIKIYNKCPFTTWAGILGPGNPEGGGFRLNAGEARSIYVDDGWKSARIWPRTDCDGNMNCATGNCGRREQCNGAGGEPPASLAEFTLRGADGKDFYDVSLVDGYNIPVLIDPYGGEGDCRRAGGCFKNINDFCPGDLAVRKDGRTVGCKSGCVAYNNDQECCRGAFGTPDKCRQSRTAMLFKDACPTAYSYAYDDATSTFTCKNANYVVQFC, from the exons ATGTTATTTTTCGCCGGTATTCTCTCAATTTCTCTTTTCGTCATTCCATCTTTATCGAGAGAGATCAAAATCTACAACAAGTGTCCATTCACAACATGGGCTGGAATTCTAGGACCGGGAAATCCTGAAGGAGGAGGATTTCGATTGAATGCAGGTGAAGCAAGAAGTATTTATGTTGATGACGGATGGAAATCTGCGAGAATTTGGCCGAGAACTGATTGTGATGGGAATATGAATTGTGCAACAGGCAATTGTGGG CGGCGGGAGCAATGCAACGGCGCTGGTGGAGAGCCTCCGGCAAGTCTCGCCGAATTTACTCTCCGTGGAGCTGATGGAAAAGATTTTTATGATGTTTCGCTTGTTGATGGATATAATATTCCAGTTCTTATTGATCCTTATGGTGGTGAGGGTGATTGTAGAAGAGCAGGaggatgtttcaaaaatatcaatgaTTTCTGTCCAGGCGATCTTGCAGTGAGAAAAG atggtCGTACCGTTGGCTGTAAATCTGGTTGTGTTGCTTACAACAACGATCAGGAATGCTGCCGTGGAGCATTTGGAACTCCTGACAAATGTAGACAAAGCAGAACTGCAATGCTTTTCAAAGATGCTTGTCCAACTGCATATTCTTATGCTTATGATGATGCTACTTCCACTTTTACttgtaaaaatgcaaattatgTAGttcaattttgttaa